Below is a window of Planctomycetota bacterium DNA.
CGAGCGGTGTGGCGTCTGGAGCGGCATTGGTCTCGACGACGGCCGCGCCGTTGTCGACCTCGATGTGGAAGTGTCGGGCCATGATTCTCCTCGCGAGCGTCGGGCGGCGTTTCCTCGTCTTCCCCCGCGGGACACTTTACATTGACTGACTTTCCTGTGAAAGTATCAGGCCCGCTCCGACCAACCGAGCGACTCCATCGAAATGCCCGAATCGAAAGAACCGGCCACGCTTAGCGGCATCACCTGGAACCACACACGCGGTTTCGTCCCGATGGTCGCTGCCGCTCAGCGACTGTCCGAGCTGCATCCGAACGTCTCGATCACATGGGAGAAACGATCGCTGCAGGACTTTGCCGACGCGCCGCTCGACAAGCTGGCCGAGGCGTATGACCTGCTCGTCATCGATCACCCGTGGGCTGGCTTTGCCGCACGCGGCGGTGTGCTCGTGCCGATGGATGACCTGCTGCCAGCGGAGTTCCTCGCGGACCAGGCGACCAACAGCGTCGGCCCGAGCCACGAGAGCTACAGCTTTGACCGAAAGCAGTGGGCCCTCGCACTCGACGCGGCAACACCTGTCGCGTCATGGCGTCCCGACCTGGTCGAGCGCGTTCCGGAGACGGTCGACGATCTGCATCGTCTTGCGGACAAGGGAATCGTGATTCAGCCTGGCATTCCGCAGGACACGCTGATGAACTTCTACATGTTCGTCACCGCCCTCGACGGTGACGGATCGACAATCGCCGCTGATCCGGAGACGCTCGTCCCGCGTGCGTCGGGGCGGTTTGCGATCGAGCAGATGCAGGCCTTGGCAAATCGACTGCCGCGGGACCATTTCGAATGGAACCCGATCGCGGTCTACGAGCAGATAACGCGTCGCGACGACTTCGCCTATTGCCCGTGGGCCTACGGCTACAGCAACTACGCACGGCCGGGCTATGCCAGAAAACTCCTTGACTTCGGCGACATCGTCACGTTCGAAGGCAGGCCGATGCGGACGACACTCGGCGGCACAGGGCTGGCGGTCAGCAGCAAGACGAAGCACCGAGACATCGCTGGCGACTACGCACGTCTCATCGCCGATCCGGCGTGGCAGTCGACGCAGTTCGTCGAAGCGGGCGGACAACCCGGGCACCGGTCGGCGTGGGTCGACGACCGTGTCAACACGATCACGCGTGGCTACTTCGAGGCGACGCTGCCCTGCCTCGACCGCTCGTATCTTCGCCCGCGCTACGACGGCTCGCTCAGCTTCCAGGGCCGCGACGGCGGCGGTGCGATCATCCGCGATCACCTGATGCACGGCGGAGAGGTCGACGCAACACTCGACAAGCTCGACGCGAAGTACCGCGCCTCACGCGCCACGCAATAGCCACTCGCTGATACACGAACGGAGACCGCTGCGATGCCTGCCGACTTGCCGCTGAAAGGTGTCCTTGTCCTGGAGTTCTGCCAGTATCTCGCTGGACCGTGGGCAGGGCTTCGGCTCGCCGACTTGGGCGCAGACGTCGTGAAGATCGAGCGGCCCGGCAGCGGCGACGCGTGTCGGCAGCTCAAGACCAAAGGCGTAGAGGTCGATGGCGACTCGCTCGTGTTCCACACCGTCAACCGCAACAAGACGTCCCTCGCCGCCAACCTGAAAGATCCGAGCGATCTGCAGAAGGTCAGAGCCCTCGTTGCCAAGGCCGACATCGTCACGCACAACTTTCGGCCGGGCGTGATGGACAAGCTCGGGCTCGACTACGCGAGCGCGGCATCGATCAATCCGTCGATCATCTACGGCCAGGTCTCGGGCTACGGACCGGACGAGCCGTGGCGTGACAAGCCGGGACAGGACCTGCTCGCGCAGGCACGGAGCGGCCTGATGCACCTGACCG
It encodes the following:
- a CDS encoding ABC transporter substrate-binding protein, translated to MPESKEPATLSGITWNHTRGFVPMVAAAQRLSELHPNVSITWEKRSLQDFADAPLDKLAEAYDLLVIDHPWAGFAARGGVLVPMDDLLPAEFLADQATNSVGPSHESYSFDRKQWALALDAATPVASWRPDLVERVPETVDDLHRLADKGIVIQPGIPQDTLMNFYMFVTALDGDGSTIAADPETLVPRASGRFAIEQMQALANRLPRDHFEWNPIAVYEQITRRDDFAYCPWAYGYSNYARPGYARKLLDFGDIVTFEGRPMRTTLGGTGLAVSSKTKHRDIAGDYARLIADPAWQSTQFVEAGGQPGHRSAWVDDRVNTITRGYFEATLPCLDRSYLRPRYDGSLSFQGRDGGGAIIRDHLMHGGEVDATLDKLDAKYRASRATQ